From Pseudomonadota bacterium, one genomic window encodes:
- the kbl gene encoding glycine C-acetyltransferase has product MFSSIRRHIQDQLNEIRSSGLQKDERAITTHQKSRVGIGEGREVLNLCANNYLGLADHPEVLEAAHAAIDRWGYGMSSVRFICGTQAVHKELEQRLSQFVGSEDTILYSSCFDANGGLFETLLGSEDAVISDELNHASIIDGIRLCKARRLRFKNCDMQDLEAQLVAAKDARYRLIATDGVFSMDGYVAKLAEICDLADRYDALVMVDDSHATGFMGKTGRGSHELRDVMGRVDIISSTLGKALGGASGGFVSGPREVVELLRQRSRPYLFSNTLCPIIGSVSIKVLDMLCASTALRDRLERNTMLFREGMTAQGFEVTAGEHPIVPIMLGDALVAQQMAARMLAKGVYVVGFSYPVVPKGKARIRVQLSALHTEQDLTMAIEKFAEVKRELGL; this is encoded by the coding sequence GTGTTTTCTTCAATCCGCCGGCACATTCAAGATCAGTTGAATGAAATCCGCTCGAGTGGCCTGCAAAAGGACGAGCGCGCCATCACAACGCACCAGAAGTCCCGTGTCGGCATCGGTGAAGGCCGTGAAGTGCTCAATCTTTGTGCGAACAACTACCTCGGGCTGGCTGATCACCCCGAAGTCTTGGAGGCGGCGCACGCAGCGATCGATCGTTGGGGTTACGGCATGTCGTCGGTGCGCTTCATCTGCGGGACACAGGCCGTGCACAAGGAGCTCGAGCAGCGTCTGAGCCAGTTCGTGGGCAGCGAGGACACGATCTTGTATTCTTCCTGCTTTGACGCCAACGGCGGGCTGTTCGAGACGCTGTTGGGCTCCGAAGACGCCGTCATCAGCGACGAGCTCAATCACGCCAGCATCATCGACGGGATTCGGCTCTGCAAGGCCCGGCGCTTGCGTTTCAAGAACTGCGACATGCAGGATCTAGAGGCCCAGCTGGTCGCTGCGAAAGACGCCCGTTATCGTCTGATCGCAACGGACGGGGTGTTTTCCATGGATGGCTACGTGGCCAAGCTGGCCGAGATCTGTGATCTCGCGGATCGCTACGATGCGCTGGTCATGGTGGACGATTCCCACGCCACCGGCTTCATGGGCAAGACGGGACGCGGCAGCCACGAGCTACGCGACGTCATGGGCCGGGTGGACATCATCAGCAGCACGCTTGGAAAGGCTCTCGGCGGAGCGAGCGGCGGATTCGTGAGCGGGCCACGCGAAGTGGTGGAGCTTCTGCGGCAACGCTCACGGCCCTATCTGTTTTCCAACACGCTCTGTCCCATCATCGGCTCCGTGTCCATCAAGGTGCTCGACATGCTTTGTGCGAGCACGGCGCTCCGGGACCGGCTAGAGCGAAATACGATGCTGTTTCGCGAAGGGATGACAGCCCAGGGGTTCGAGGTGACCGCCGGCGAGCATCCCATCGTGCCCATCATGCTGGGGGACGCGCTCGTGGCGCAGCAAATGGCCGCCCGCATGCTCGCCAAGGGAGTATACGTAGTCGGTTTCTCGTATCCGGTCGTGCCCAAAGGCAAGGCGCGAATTCGCGTGCAGCTATCCGCGCTGCACACTGAGCAAGACTTGACCATGGCGATCGAGAAGTTCGCAGAAGTCAAGCGAGAGCTCGGGCTGTAG
- a CDS encoding cytochrome-c peroxidase — translation MTQGSHGNGVGRQPQPRKLGCAAAFESSTRVYGSISKTLPRVSLWVGCLGLGLGAAACDKKEEAAKTQPAPAAAAATAAEPESEEQKLLEQAKTLFQPLPAEAVHASNALTEAKINLGRILYYEQRLSKNHDLSCNSCHDLTSYGVDVREPPGARKTSKGHKGQLGDRNSPTVYNAALHFAQFWDGRAADVEEQAKGPILNPVEMAMPSEAAVIAVLKSIPGYAKLFQEAFPEDADPINYNNIGLAIGAFERKLMTPGPFDDYLNGNEKALSAAQQDGLRAFMEVGCITCHSGPLLGGNMYQKLGLLKPYPSEDEGRYRVTKNEGEKYFFKVPSLRNIAKTAPYLHDGSLAGLKETVAIMAEYQSTGGKQGDDKVQAIVAFLDSLTGTIPSQYIAKPEMPASGPKTPKPDPT, via the coding sequence ATGACGCAAGGTAGCCATGGAAACGGTGTTGGGCGCCAACCGCAGCCCCGGAAGCTGGGATGCGCAGCGGCGTTCGAGAGCAGCACACGAGTCTACGGGAGCATTTCGAAGACGCTCCCCAGGGTCTCGCTGTGGGTGGGTTGCCTGGGCCTGGGACTAGGCGCGGCGGCGTGCGACAAAAAAGAGGAAGCCGCCAAGACACAACCCGCCCCGGCAGCCGCGGCGGCGACTGCTGCCGAGCCCGAAAGCGAGGAGCAAAAGCTGCTCGAGCAGGCGAAGACCCTGTTTCAGCCTCTTCCAGCCGAGGCTGTTCACGCCAGCAACGCGCTGACCGAAGCCAAGATCAACCTGGGGCGCATCCTGTACTACGAACAACGGCTGTCCAAGAACCACGATCTGTCCTGTAACAGCTGCCACGACTTGACCAGCTACGGAGTGGATGTGCGCGAGCCCCCCGGTGCGCGCAAGACGTCCAAAGGCCACAAGGGGCAGCTCGGGGATCGCAACTCGCCGACGGTCTACAACGCGGCGCTTCACTTCGCGCAGTTCTGGGACGGCCGTGCAGCGGATGTCGAGGAGCAGGCCAAGGGGCCGATCCTGAACCCGGTGGAGATGGCCATGCCGAGCGAGGCGGCCGTGATCGCCGTGCTCAAGTCGATACCGGGCTACGCCAAGCTGTTCCAGGAGGCGTTCCCTGAGGACGCCGATCCCATCAACTACAACAATATCGGGCTGGCGATCGGCGCGTTCGAGCGCAAATTGATGACCCCCGGACCCTTCGACGACTACCTGAACGGAAACGAAAAGGCGCTGAGCGCGGCCCAGCAGGACGGGCTGCGCGCCTTCATGGAAGTGGGCTGCATCACCTGCCACAGCGGGCCGCTCCTGGGCGGCAACATGTACCAGAAGCTCGGCCTGCTCAAGCCCTACCCCAGCGAGGACGAGGGGCGCTACCGCGTCACCAAAAACGAGGGCGAGAAGTACTTCTTCAAGGTTCCAAGCCTACGCAACATCGCCAAGACCGCGCCGTACCTGCACGACGGCTCGCTTGCTGGATTAAAGGAGACGGTCGCCATCATGGCGGAGTATCAATCCACCGGCGGAAAGCAGGGCGACGACAAGGTGCAAGCGATCGTGGCCTTCCTCGACAGCCTGACGGGGACGATACCCTCGCAGTACATCGCCAAACCCGAGATGCCCGCCTCCGGTCCAAAGACCCCGAAACCAGATCCCACGTAG